The following coding sequences lie in one Arachis hypogaea cultivar Tifrunner chromosome 4, arahy.Tifrunner.gnm2.J5K5, whole genome shotgun sequence genomic window:
- the LOC140184373 gene encoding protein FAR-RED ELONGATED HYPOCOTYL 3-like — protein sequence MRSTQRSESMHSFFNKYITRNNSLIQFVKQYDNCLGSREQAERESDAADFHTVIPCATKSSIEAQFQDAYTHAKFREVQAQFRGKANCITRLKNSALGYSVYEVGEQVSSSMLDKFAVTYDSVAAEVKCQCLLFESRGILCRHALSVLSFEQVSQVSPRYILERWSKKVKRRHTHIKSSHDEPLMEPRSKRFDQLVFRSQNICEFASESEELTAILHRAYDNVMAEMEALKAKRKGTSSLSHEDANLESVNELQSPPRIRTRGRPKNRLGSKLEKQIANATKKKKTKVLSEINLFDAASAAHSSCSQYQGQVINYQVRVPAAGDNSLGV from the exons atgagaagcacacaaaggagcgagagcatgcattcattttttaacaagtacatcACCCGGAACAACTCGCtcattcagttcgtcaaacagtacgataattgcctcggaagcagggagcaagcagagagagaatcagatgctgcagattttcatacggtcataccgtgtgcaaccaaatcctccatcgaagctcagtttcaagatgcgtacacccacgcaaagtttagggaagtccaagcccaattcagaggaaaggcgaattgcatcaccagattaaagaattccgctctaggctattcagtatacgaagtcggagaacaagtttccagctcaatgtTGGACAAGTTCGCGGTTACctacgactcagttgcagccgaggtaaaatgccaatgcttattattcgagtcgagagggatactgtgccgtcacgcactaagcgtgttaagcttcgaacaagtaagccaagtgtcccctagatacatactggaacgatggagcaagaaggtaaagaggcgacacacacacatcaagagcagccacgacgagccactaatggagccaagaagcaagaggttcgaccaactggtttttcgttcgcaaaatatttgcgaatttgcctccgaatcggaggagctgactgcaattctgcaccgtgcgtacgataacgtcatggccgagatggaagcactaaaagccaaaaggaaggggacatcttctttatcccacgaagacgccaacttggaatccgttaacgagcttcaaagcccgccaaggattcgaacaagaggacgtccaaaaaacaggctaggttcaaagctggagaaacagattgcaaatgccacaaagaagaagaagacgaaagttttaagcgag ataaacctgtttgatgctgcatcagcggcgCATTCAAGTTGCAGCCAATATCAGGGACAAGTTATAAATTATCAggtcagggtaccagcagcaggggataactctttgggtgtatag
- the LOC140184372 gene encoding protein FAR1-RELATED SEQUENCE 5-like: MVYSAVCVLTVYGFKGHSVVELFRFGCIILDMIGCICIISMGVFTVLTRFIVQPLSVVDDELVPKVGMTFTTLEDAGKFYRNYAKVAGFSTRVWCTNRKGNEIKNQLITCSREGKWKSKISPTEKTNPTAGLNCPARIYIHTLKDVGAWIISKVVLDHSHPCCPSKAEMLKQHRELSMSIRRTIENNDEAGIRPSKTYQSFVAAAGGHRELNFIEKDVRNYITREVRNVSEQEDAKEFGKHLLRMKEKNPNFFFELELEEDQSIKLAFWADARSRAACEYFGDVISFDTTYNTNRYNLVCGSFVGVNHHGQSTLLGCSLMKNEEIESFKWLFQCWLRCMGGNAPKGFLTDQCASMKRALEACMPTTVHRWCIWHIMKKISSKLNGYKGHADIEQQMSHVVWNSHSKDSFDRNWNDFLVNFGLADNKWLSGNVFLNSAAEV; the protein is encoded by the exons atggtgtattctgcagtctGTGTATtgacagtttatggctttaaaggtcattctgtagttgagttgtttcggttcgggtgtatcatattagacatgattgggtgtatttgtatcatatctatgggtgtattcacagttctgacacggtttattgtgcagcctctctctgttgttgatgacgagcttgttccgaaggtcggaatgacctttacgacccttgaagatgctggaaaattttacaggaactacgccaaggttgcaggtttctctacaagagtttggtgcacaaataggaagggaaacgagattaagaatcaactgattacatgtagcagagagggaaaatggaaatctaaaatatctccaaccgagaagaccaatccgacagccggtttaaactgtcctgcaagaatttatatacacacattgaaggatgtcggtgcttggatcatttcaaaggttgtgctggatcattcacacccctgctgtccaagcaaagcagagatgctcaaacagcacagggaactaagcatgtccattcgtcgtacgatagagaataacgacgaggccggtatcagaccaagcaaaacctaccaatcatttgttgcggctgccgggggtcaccgcgagttaaatttcatcgaaaaggacgtgagaaattacattaccagggaagtgcggaatgtttccgaacaagaagatgcgaAGGAATTCGGGAAACATTTGTtaaggatgaaagagaagaatccgaatttcttttttgagctcgaactcgaggaggatcaatcgattaagctggccttttgggccgacgcaagaagcagagccgcctgtgagtatttcggagacgtcatttcattcgacaccacctacaatacaaacag gtataatttggtctgtggttcttttgtcggggtgaatcaccacggtcagtcaacacttctcggatgctctttgatgaagaacgaagaaattgaatcattcaaatggttatttcaatgctggcttcgttgcatgggaggaaacgctccgaaagggtttctcaccgatcagtgcgcatcaatgaaaagggctttagaggcctgtatgccaacaacagttcaccgctggtgtatttggcacatcatgaagaagatttcaagcaaattaaacgggtacaagggacacgccgatatcgaacaacaaatgagccatgttgtttggaactctcacagcaaagactcattcgataggaattggaacgattttctggtgaattttggtcttgcggacaacaagtggctctcaggtaatgtgtttttaaattctgcagcagaggtgtaa
- the LOC112795626 gene encoding histidine kinase 3 isoform X1, translated as MSLLHVVGFGLKVGHLLWVPCCLIVSFIYLNWFNCNLGINHNHNCSNNNKWKMGFLGDYDGKVWLNNWWEKNLGNTCKQYYYKYNSLRRSWWRKLWHAYVVFWIVISSSRFLHMSSEATEKRKESLVSLCDERARMLQDQFNVSMNHIQAMSILISTFHHAMDPSAIDQKTFARYTERTAFERPLTSGVAYAVRVLHSEREQFEKQQGWTIKRMDTLEQNPVQEDDFALEALEPSPIQEEYAPVIFAQETIKHVISVDVLSGKEDRQNVLRARESGKGVLTAPFRLLKTNRLGVILTFAVYKKELPSNATPDERIQATDGYLGGVFDIESLVEKLLQQLASKQSVIVNVYDTTNHTDPIAMYGSDVLGDEFYHVSTLNFGDPFRKHEMHCRFKQKPPWPWEAIHSSVGMLVIAVLIGYILYATVNRMFISEDNYNEQMELKKRAQAADVAKSQFLATVSHEIRTPMNGVLGMLNMLMDTDLDVTQQEYVRTAQGSGKALVSLINEVLDQAKIDSGKLELEAVVFDLRAILDDVLLLFSEKSQGKGVELAVYVSDKVPEQLIGDPGRFRQIITNLMGNSIKFTEKGHIFVTIHLVEEVVHSIEVEPQSTSKDTLSGYPVADIRRSWEGFKAFSQEGPLGSFSSPSSELVNLIVSVEDTGVGIPLEAQSRIFTPFMQVDPSISRKHGGTGIGLSISKCLVGRMNGEIGFVSIPNIGSTFTFTAVFTNGSPNSKEGRTQQINNQPHLASSEFHGTNALVIDPRPIRAKVSRYHLQRLDIRVELVSDLDQGLSLITNGNSAISIVFIEQEVWDRDSSISSHFVNNTRKVDPPKLFILVNSNSSFRASSVNSGDPFPVVITKPLKASMLAVTLQRAMGVGNRGNTRNVELPSLSLQHLLRGRRILVVDDNSVNRTVAAGALKKYGADVVCVSSGKDAISKLKPPHQFDACFMDIQMPEMDGFEATRRIRELEHMASIEDGDGNNSKLRVPILAMTADVMQATNEECLKSGMDGYVSKPFEAEQLYREVSRFFPTS; from the exons ATGAGTTTGCTCCATGTTGTTGGGTTTGGTCTAAAAGTAGGGCATCTACTTTGGGTGCCATGTTGCTTGATTGTGTCTTTCATTTACCTCAACTGGTTCAATTGCAATCTTGGAATTAATCATAACCATAATTGTAGTAACAATAACAAGTGGAAGATGGGTTTTCTTGGAGATTATGATGGGAAGGTTTGGCTCAATAATTGGTGGGAGAAGAACTTAGGGAACACTTGTAAACAATACTATTACAAGTATAACAGTTTGAGGAGATCCTGGTGGAGGAAGCTCTGGCATGCTTATGTGgttttttggattgtgatttcgtCCTCGAGGTTCTTGCATATGAGCTCAGAGGCTACTGAGAAGAGGAAGGAAAGTCTGGTTAGCTTGTGTGATGAAAGGGCAAGGATGCTGCAGGATCAGTTTAATGTTAGTATGAACCATATTCAGGCTATGTCCATTTTGATCTCCACTTTTCACCATGCCATGGACCCTTCTGCGATCGATCAG AAAACTTTTGCCAGGTATACGGAAAGAACTGCGTTCGAGAGGCCCCTTACAAGTGGTGTTGCATATGCTGTAAGGGTGCTCCATTCCGAAAGGGAACAATTCGAGAAGCAGCAAGGGTGGACTATTAAGAGGATGGATACCCTGGAACAAAACCCGGTTCAAGAGGATGATTTCGCCTTAGAGGCATTGGAGCCATCCCCTATTCAGGAAGAATATGCTCCTGTCATCTTTGCCCAGGAAACAATCAAACATGTAATTTCTGTTGATGTGCTTTCTGGAAAG GAAGACCGGCAAAACGTGTTGCGTGCTAGAGAGTCAGGCAAAGGAGTCTTAACTGCTCCCTTCAGGCTGCTCAAAACAAATCGTCTAGGCGTTATCCTCACATTTGCTGTATACAAGAAAGAACTTCCATCAAATGCAACCCCAGATGAAAGGATTCAAGCAACTGATGG GTATCTTGGAGGGGTCTTTGACATTGAGTCATTAGTGGAAAAATTACTTCAGCAACTTGCTAGCAAGCAGTCAGTAATTGTTAATGTTTATGATACTACAAATCATACCGATCCTATTGCCATGTATGGTTCGGATGTATTAGGTGATGAATTCTACCATGTCAGCACTCTCAACTTTGGAGATCCCTTCAGGAAGCATGAGATGCACTGCAG GTTCAAACAGAAACCACCGTGGCCGTGGGAGGCAATACATTCATCAGTTGGCATGCTTGTTATTGCAGTCCTTATTGGATATATTCTCTATGCCACTGTGAATCGAATGTTCATTTCCGAGGATAATTACAATGAGCAGATGGAGCTTAAAAAACGTGCCCAGGCAGCTGATGTTGCAAAATCTCAG TTTCTCGCCACTGTTTCCCATGAGATCCGAACACCAATGAATGGTGTCTTAG GGATGTTGAATATGCTTATGGACACAGATCTGGATGTAACACAACAGGAGTATGTCAGAACAGCACAGGGTAGTGGAAAAGCTCTTGTATCCCTTATAAATGAGGTTTTGGACCAGGCAAAGATTGATTCCGGTAAGCTAGAGCTGGAGGCAGTGGTGTTTGACTTACGGGCGATTTTGGATGATGTGTTGTTACTGTTTTCTGAGAAGTCTCAAGGGAAAGGAGTAGAg TTGGCAGTATATGTCTCGGATAAGGTTCCAGAACAACTCATAGGTGATCCTGGAAGGTTTAGACAAATAATTACAAATCTCATGGGCAACTCTATTAAG TTCACGGAAAAAGGACATATCTTTGTTACCATCCATCTTGTTGAGGAGGTTGTTCATTCAATAGAAGTTGAGCCGCAATCAACCTCAAAAGATACCTTAAGTGGTTACCCGGTTGCTGATATTCGTCGGAGCTGGGAAGGATTCAAGGCTTTCAGCCAAGAGGGACCTCTTGGTTCTTTTTCGTCCCCCTCGAGCGAGCTTGTCAATCTGATTGTATCTGTCGAGGATACTGGAGTAGGTATTCCTCTCGAGGCACAGTCCCGTATATTCACTCCTTTCATGCAAGTAGATCCATCCATCTCCCGAAAACATGGGGGAACCGGGATTGGTCTAAGCATTAGTAAGTGTTTGGTTGGACGTATGAATGGAGAAATTGGGTTTGTGAGCATACCCAACATAGGTTCCACTTTCACATTTACTGCTGTCTTCACAAATGGATCTCCCAATTCAAAGGAGGGTAGAACTCAGCAAATCAACAACCAGCCTCATCTTGCCTCCTCGGAATTCCATGGCACGAATGCTTTAGTTATCGACCCCAGACCCATTCGAGCTAAAGTTTCAAGATATCACCTCCAACGTCTTGACATTCGTGTCGAATTAGTCTCAGATTTGGATCAAGGTTTGTCCCTCATAACCAATGGGAATTCAGCAATTAGTATTGTTTTTATTGAGCAGGAGGTCTGGGATAGAGATTCGAGCATTTCGTCGCACTTCGTCAACAATACTAGAAAAGTTGACCCTCCGAAGCTATTCATTCTTGTTAATTCCAATAGTTCTTTTAGAGCAAGTTCTGTAAATTCTGGTGATCCTTTTCCAGTTGTCATCACAAAACCTCTAAAAGCAAGTATGCTAGCTGTGACATTGCAAAGAGCCATGGGTGTTGGGAACAGAGGGAACACTCGAAATGTGGAGCTCCCCAGTTTATCTCTCCAACATCTTCTTCGAGGGAGAAGGATTTTAGTCGTAGACGACAACAGTGTGAACCGCACCGTGGCAGCCGGTGCCTTGAAAAAATATGGAGCTGATGTGGTTTGTGTAAGCAGTGGAAAAGATGCCATCTCCAAGCTGAAGCCACCCCATCAATTCGATGCCTGTTTCATGGATATCCAAATGCCAGAAATGGATGG CTTTGAAGCTACAAGACGAATTCGAGAGCTGGAGCACATGGCGAGCATCGAAGACGGTGATGGTAATAATTCAAAGTTGCGTGTTCCCATTTTGGCTATGACAGCGGACGTGATGCAGGCAACAAATGAGGAATGCCTAAAAAGTGGGATGGATGGATATGTTTCAAAACCCTTTGAAGCTGAACAACTTTATAGAGAAGTTTCACGgtttttcccaacttcatga
- the LOC112795626 gene encoding histidine kinase 3 isoform X2: MGFLGDYDGKVWLNNWWEKNLGNTCKQYYYKYNSLRRSWWRKLWHAYVVFWIVISSSRFLHMSSEATEKRKESLVSLCDERARMLQDQFNVSMNHIQAMSILISTFHHAMDPSAIDQKTFARYTERTAFERPLTSGVAYAVRVLHSEREQFEKQQGWTIKRMDTLEQNPVQEDDFALEALEPSPIQEEYAPVIFAQETIKHVISVDVLSGKEDRQNVLRARESGKGVLTAPFRLLKTNRLGVILTFAVYKKELPSNATPDERIQATDGYLGGVFDIESLVEKLLQQLASKQSVIVNVYDTTNHTDPIAMYGSDVLGDEFYHVSTLNFGDPFRKHEMHCRFKQKPPWPWEAIHSSVGMLVIAVLIGYILYATVNRMFISEDNYNEQMELKKRAQAADVAKSQFLATVSHEIRTPMNGVLGMLNMLMDTDLDVTQQEYVRTAQGSGKALVSLINEVLDQAKIDSGKLELEAVVFDLRAILDDVLLLFSEKSQGKGVELAVYVSDKVPEQLIGDPGRFRQIITNLMGNSIKFTEKGHIFVTIHLVEEVVHSIEVEPQSTSKDTLSGYPVADIRRSWEGFKAFSQEGPLGSFSSPSSELVNLIVSVEDTGVGIPLEAQSRIFTPFMQVDPSISRKHGGTGIGLSISKCLVGRMNGEIGFVSIPNIGSTFTFTAVFTNGSPNSKEGRTQQINNQPHLASSEFHGTNALVIDPRPIRAKVSRYHLQRLDIRVELVSDLDQGLSLITNGNSAISIVFIEQEVWDRDSSISSHFVNNTRKVDPPKLFILVNSNSSFRASSVNSGDPFPVVITKPLKASMLAVTLQRAMGVGNRGNTRNVELPSLSLQHLLRGRRILVVDDNSVNRTVAAGALKKYGADVVCVSSGKDAISKLKPPHQFDACFMDIQMPEMDGFEATRRIRELEHMASIEDGDGNNSKLRVPILAMTADVMQATNEECLKSGMDGYVSKPFEAEQLYREVSRFFPTS; encoded by the exons ATGGGTTTTCTTGGAGATTATGATGGGAAGGTTTGGCTCAATAATTGGTGGGAGAAGAACTTAGGGAACACTTGTAAACAATACTATTACAAGTATAACAGTTTGAGGAGATCCTGGTGGAGGAAGCTCTGGCATGCTTATGTGgttttttggattgtgatttcgtCCTCGAGGTTCTTGCATATGAGCTCAGAGGCTACTGAGAAGAGGAAGGAAAGTCTGGTTAGCTTGTGTGATGAAAGGGCAAGGATGCTGCAGGATCAGTTTAATGTTAGTATGAACCATATTCAGGCTATGTCCATTTTGATCTCCACTTTTCACCATGCCATGGACCCTTCTGCGATCGATCAG AAAACTTTTGCCAGGTATACGGAAAGAACTGCGTTCGAGAGGCCCCTTACAAGTGGTGTTGCATATGCTGTAAGGGTGCTCCATTCCGAAAGGGAACAATTCGAGAAGCAGCAAGGGTGGACTATTAAGAGGATGGATACCCTGGAACAAAACCCGGTTCAAGAGGATGATTTCGCCTTAGAGGCATTGGAGCCATCCCCTATTCAGGAAGAATATGCTCCTGTCATCTTTGCCCAGGAAACAATCAAACATGTAATTTCTGTTGATGTGCTTTCTGGAAAG GAAGACCGGCAAAACGTGTTGCGTGCTAGAGAGTCAGGCAAAGGAGTCTTAACTGCTCCCTTCAGGCTGCTCAAAACAAATCGTCTAGGCGTTATCCTCACATTTGCTGTATACAAGAAAGAACTTCCATCAAATGCAACCCCAGATGAAAGGATTCAAGCAACTGATGG GTATCTTGGAGGGGTCTTTGACATTGAGTCATTAGTGGAAAAATTACTTCAGCAACTTGCTAGCAAGCAGTCAGTAATTGTTAATGTTTATGATACTACAAATCATACCGATCCTATTGCCATGTATGGTTCGGATGTATTAGGTGATGAATTCTACCATGTCAGCACTCTCAACTTTGGAGATCCCTTCAGGAAGCATGAGATGCACTGCAG GTTCAAACAGAAACCACCGTGGCCGTGGGAGGCAATACATTCATCAGTTGGCATGCTTGTTATTGCAGTCCTTATTGGATATATTCTCTATGCCACTGTGAATCGAATGTTCATTTCCGAGGATAATTACAATGAGCAGATGGAGCTTAAAAAACGTGCCCAGGCAGCTGATGTTGCAAAATCTCAG TTTCTCGCCACTGTTTCCCATGAGATCCGAACACCAATGAATGGTGTCTTAG GGATGTTGAATATGCTTATGGACACAGATCTGGATGTAACACAACAGGAGTATGTCAGAACAGCACAGGGTAGTGGAAAAGCTCTTGTATCCCTTATAAATGAGGTTTTGGACCAGGCAAAGATTGATTCCGGTAAGCTAGAGCTGGAGGCAGTGGTGTTTGACTTACGGGCGATTTTGGATGATGTGTTGTTACTGTTTTCTGAGAAGTCTCAAGGGAAAGGAGTAGAg TTGGCAGTATATGTCTCGGATAAGGTTCCAGAACAACTCATAGGTGATCCTGGAAGGTTTAGACAAATAATTACAAATCTCATGGGCAACTCTATTAAG TTCACGGAAAAAGGACATATCTTTGTTACCATCCATCTTGTTGAGGAGGTTGTTCATTCAATAGAAGTTGAGCCGCAATCAACCTCAAAAGATACCTTAAGTGGTTACCCGGTTGCTGATATTCGTCGGAGCTGGGAAGGATTCAAGGCTTTCAGCCAAGAGGGACCTCTTGGTTCTTTTTCGTCCCCCTCGAGCGAGCTTGTCAATCTGATTGTATCTGTCGAGGATACTGGAGTAGGTATTCCTCTCGAGGCACAGTCCCGTATATTCACTCCTTTCATGCAAGTAGATCCATCCATCTCCCGAAAACATGGGGGAACCGGGATTGGTCTAAGCATTAGTAAGTGTTTGGTTGGACGTATGAATGGAGAAATTGGGTTTGTGAGCATACCCAACATAGGTTCCACTTTCACATTTACTGCTGTCTTCACAAATGGATCTCCCAATTCAAAGGAGGGTAGAACTCAGCAAATCAACAACCAGCCTCATCTTGCCTCCTCGGAATTCCATGGCACGAATGCTTTAGTTATCGACCCCAGACCCATTCGAGCTAAAGTTTCAAGATATCACCTCCAACGTCTTGACATTCGTGTCGAATTAGTCTCAGATTTGGATCAAGGTTTGTCCCTCATAACCAATGGGAATTCAGCAATTAGTATTGTTTTTATTGAGCAGGAGGTCTGGGATAGAGATTCGAGCATTTCGTCGCACTTCGTCAACAATACTAGAAAAGTTGACCCTCCGAAGCTATTCATTCTTGTTAATTCCAATAGTTCTTTTAGAGCAAGTTCTGTAAATTCTGGTGATCCTTTTCCAGTTGTCATCACAAAACCTCTAAAAGCAAGTATGCTAGCTGTGACATTGCAAAGAGCCATGGGTGTTGGGAACAGAGGGAACACTCGAAATGTGGAGCTCCCCAGTTTATCTCTCCAACATCTTCTTCGAGGGAGAAGGATTTTAGTCGTAGACGACAACAGTGTGAACCGCACCGTGGCAGCCGGTGCCTTGAAAAAATATGGAGCTGATGTGGTTTGTGTAAGCAGTGGAAAAGATGCCATCTCCAAGCTGAAGCCACCCCATCAATTCGATGCCTGTTTCATGGATATCCAAATGCCAGAAATGGATGG CTTTGAAGCTACAAGACGAATTCGAGAGCTGGAGCACATGGCGAGCATCGAAGACGGTGATGGTAATAATTCAAAGTTGCGTGTTCCCATTTTGGCTATGACAGCGGACGTGATGCAGGCAACAAATGAGGAATGCCTAAAAAGTGGGATGGATGGATATGTTTCAAAACCCTTTGAAGCTGAACAACTTTATAGAGAAGTTTCACGgtttttcccaacttcatga